The DNA sequence CTTGTCTTTGCTTTCATCTTCATGCCACTCGTGTATCTGGTGGGTGTTGATGCTCCGGCATACCTGTCGGCCCCTCCAGTGGTTCAACAAGTTAAGTTAGAAAGCTTCGCAGCCTCGGTTGGTCTGCAAGCCGGAGATGAGGTAATTGCCGTCAATGGCCGAGAGGTTCGTAATTGGCGAGGACTTCAATCCGAATGGGGAACGCTGACACCTGCAGATTCACTTTCCCTGACTGTGCTGCTCAGTGGAAGAGAGGTTGAAGCTCAGAGCACAATGCGTGAGGTGCAGAATTATGGGGAAGTAGGTTGGGTACCTCACATTCCTGCAGTCATAGGCGTCATTAGCTCAGGTTCCGCTGCCGATGAAGCAGGTCTGGAAATCGGGGACCGCATCATGCGCCTGGGAGGTGAAGATGTGGGAGACTGGTCGGACATTTCTCGTTTGGTTCAGCAAAGCCAACCTTCAGCCCCAGCCAATCCAATTCCCATGACAGTGGAACTGGTCCGTAATGGACAAACCAAGCTGCTGGAACTGACTCCTCAATACGAGCCAGAAGTTGGCCGTTATCTGTTGGGCTTGCAGGTGGGTACAGAGCGTAAAACCTATGCGCTTGGAGAGGCTATTGGGTTAGGCGCGGAGCGCGTCATCTTCATGACTCAAACGACCTTCAATTTTCTTGGTCAGATGCTTAGTGGTCAGGGATCAACAGACGATCTAGGTGGTCCAATCCGGATTGGCATGTTTATTGGTGACGCTGTACGTAGCGGCGTGGGAGAATTGTTCTTCCTAATTGCCGTAATCAGTTTGCAGTTGGGAATCTTCAATTTACTACCGATTCCTGCGTTGGATGGGGGCCATATCTTCTTTCTGCTTGTCGAGAAAATCAAGGGAGGACCCCTGAGTGCAGCGACCCGAGAACGAACACAGATGTTGGGATTTTCGGTATTGTTGTTGTTGATGGTTTTCGTGACGTACCACGACATTTTGTCGATCGCCACATAATTCCATGGAGGTCATTTTCCGGCATGCATGCCAGCACGTGACGAACTTTGCTTGGTACATATCCTGCTGACTAGCTCTATGGGTGCTACCTGGAACACCCACTAATACAATGAGGAGTCCGTATGAGTAGTTTGGGATTGAGTAGTGATACCTCTGGGGTATTGCACACTACCAAATTCATAGAAGACGTGCCGATGATCATGTCCGTGGAAATCGGACGCAACGACATGCTCATCAGAGATATCCTGGCTCTGAAAAAGGGTTCAGTGATCGAATTTATGAAGGTTGTTGGTGAACCTATGGATGTGGTTGTCAACGAGAGACTAATGGCGCGTGGTGAAGTCGTGGTTGTGAACGAACGCTACGGAATTCGCATCTCCGAGGTAACGCGTCCCGATGAAAAAATTGGCGACAAACGCGAGTAAGCCCCGTCTTGTCTGACCGTCCTTTGCTGCAGATGCAGCATCTCTCTCATTCCTTTCCGGAAAAACGCGGTCTGCTTCAGCAGACCGCCAGTTCCTCCCCAGTACTACAAGATATCAATTTAGTAATTCAGCCTCAGGAAATCGTTGGTCTTGTTGGTGAATCAGGCTGTGGAAAATCGACATTAGCGCGCTTGTTGTTGCGGATCTACGAGCCAACCAGTGGGCAGATACAGTTTGCTGGCGAAGATATTCACAAATTCAAGGCCCGTGAGTACTACGGTCGTGTACAGATGATTTTTCAGGATCCATTCTCCTCACTGAATCCGAAGCTGAAAATCGGTTTTCTTCTTCGAGAAATGTGGAACCTACATCAACCAGAATCTGCGACGACTGCGAAACTCAACAAGCTGCTTGATGAAGTTGGGTTACCAGCCAATGCACTGGATAAGTATGCGCATGAATTCAGTGGGGGACAGCGACAAAGAATCGCCATTGCTAGAGCGCTTGCTGCTAGTCCAGAAATGTTGGTTGCTGATGAACCCGTCTCTGCGCTTGATGTCTCCATTCAGGCTCAAATTCTGAAGCTCCTTCAGCAACTTCGCAAAGAACGGAACCTCACACTGCTTTTCATTTCTCATGATCTAGCTGTGGTTGACCAACTCTGTGATCGCATTCTGGTGCTGTATCGTGGAAGATTGATGGAAGAATTGCCAAAACAACAGTTAGATCAAGCACGACACCCCTACACAAGATTATTGCTGGACAGCCTACCATCTTACACAAAAAGAGAGACAGGGTTGCCAATTGCGCCTGTCGAAGCAGAAGACGCGCCTATTCCGGGCTGTCCATTCGTCCATCGTTGTTCAGAATCGCAGGGTATCTGTTCCCAAAGGATGCCCCAATGGAGTAGCCTTAGCCAAGGGCATCGGGTCGCCTGCCATGCAGTGAAGTCGTCATGAAAGATCGAAAACCTCTTTCGTTGAACACTGCACAGATTCTAACTGTATTGTGCTTACTCTGTGGCAGCTTGATCAGTTGTTATTCTGCAGCTGTGGACTATGACCTGGGATGGACGACAAGAAGAGTGTCTGGGCAGGTCGAAGATGTAGTGTCTGGGAAACCAGTTGGAGGCGGTTTCATCATCGTCAAGGAGTTTTATGGCAGCTTTGCTGGAAACAAGACTAGCGAGTCAGGCAACTTCATTCCTCGCGCAAGATTGCTCCGTTCCCTGAAAGCAGACGGTAGCTTCGAGATAGATTTTGACTGGCGAGCCTCAAAATTTGAGCTGAACTTTGTTGAACAAGGGTACGAGGTTCACCGATTCCGCTTCCAACGGCAGCTTGGAGTGGGCAACCTTCATTATGTCTCCAAAATGATACCCTCCTCCAACTGGGCTGATGAGTTGGTGCTAGGCGTCACACCGCTGGTCCAGAATTTACTGTTGGAACCTGGTTATCGATTACCTGAACCCGATCAACTCTTCTTGG is a window from the SAR324 cluster bacterium genome containing:
- a CDS encoding ABC transporter ATP-binding protein, with the protein product MSDRPLLQMQHLSHSFPEKRGLLQQTASSSPVLQDINLVIQPQEIVGLVGESGCGKSTLARLLLRIYEPTSGQIQFAGEDIHKFKAREYYGRVQMIFQDPFSSLNPKLKIGFLLREMWNLHQPESATTAKLNKLLDEVGLPANALDKYAHEFSGGQRQRIAIARALAASPEMLVADEPVSALDVSIQAQILKLLQQLRKERNLTLLFISHDLAVVDQLCDRILVLYRGRLMEELPKQQLDQARHPYTRLLLDSLPSYTKRETGLPIAPVEAEDAPIPGCPFVHRCSESQGICSQRMPQWSSLSQGHRVACHAVKSS
- the fliN gene encoding flagellar motor switch protein FliN, encoding MSSLGLSSDTSGVLHTTKFIEDVPMIMSVEIGRNDMLIRDILALKKGSVIEFMKVVGEPMDVVVNERLMARGEVVVVNERYGIRISEVTRPDEKIGDKRE
- the rseP gene encoding RIP metalloprotease RseP — translated: MITTVLSFIVVLGFLIFIHELGHYLAARHVNVRVETFSIGFPPKMTGFRRGNTDYQICWIPLGGYVRLFGQNVMDEDPNDPENYASKTVWQRFYILVAGPAMNLVFAFIFMPLVYLVGVDAPAYLSAPPVVQQVKLESFAASVGLQAGDEVIAVNGREVRNWRGLQSEWGTLTPADSLSLTVLLSGREVEAQSTMREVQNYGEVGWVPHIPAVIGVISSGSAADEAGLEIGDRIMRLGGEDVGDWSDISRLVQQSQPSAPANPIPMTVELVRNGQTKLLELTPQYEPEVGRYLLGLQVGTERKTYALGEAIGLGAERVIFMTQTTFNFLGQMLSGQGSTDDLGGPIRIGMFIGDAVRSGVGELFFLIAVISLQLGIFNLLPIPALDGGHIFFLLVEKIKGGPLSAATRERTQMLGFSVLLLLMVFVTYHDILSIAT